A single Cannabis sativa cultivar Pink pepper isolate KNU-18-1 chromosome 7, ASM2916894v1, whole genome shotgun sequence DNA region contains:
- the LOC133039720 gene encoding uncharacterized protein LOC133039720 — protein sequence MEMFREGGSTSRPPMLEGANYPYWKTKMHAFFRAVDERVWMSIEEGWWKPTMMENEIVIPKPMSQWTTVEMERANFNSKALHALFNAVSTNQLKVIANCEIAKEAWEKLKIKNEGTDAVKKSRLRALAKAFENLTMEEDESVAEFHAKLCDISNESYALGKTCSNSKLVRKVLGVLPRRFMSKVTSIEEMRNIEELDLDELIGSLQNYELSLSRWKKTKKQKEVVKEKSDVGIALIHQENKKPVLEDLNGITDETVALLTRNYAKFLKKNYRKNSPADKENLLKRNKGVNFKPGQASTDQKGRGIKCRECDGYGHIQAECANTLKKKKALAATWSDSDEEKNSTSSEGSDEEKQVLAFMAQSCNPVESEDDAVSTSSEADSTGRQHAYEEMFAQWEYMTKQIRALKNSLEQVETEKGKLEDSVKNLNRLLDEKENEIYKLTADLIRTKQALQFIPPGTAAINQTLQLQKPYGDRTSLGYKMLYKQGNDLSVEHSLPSNVNSSKKEHGSPDTSITINESDSSERRQVPTGPIKLKFEGSRTDADNLPQNDNFIPTCHFCNRRGHIRPKCYKLQNYLKAMINRPNSFPPPNKSHGRKPRREWKIKSKPNPDVGLVAKLSLSAFVEGQWYFDSGCSRHMTGNKKLLVNFKDEKGGSVTFGDGNKGQIAGRGDVNVNGAAQLTNVLYVRGLKANLISIGQLCDGNLSVSFTKTQCLVSSDGCVVLTGNRTVDQCYAVCNTIVCNRTFLDKPDLWHYGGTLELREISKDW from the coding sequence ATGGAAATGTTTAGAGAAGGAGGCTCCACCTCGAGACCTCCTATGCTGGAAGGAGCCAATTATCCATACTGGAAAACCAAGATGCATGCTTTCTTTAGAGCTGTTGATGAAAGAGTTTGGATGTCCATAGAAGAAGGGTGGTGGAAACCAACGATGATGGAGAATGAAATCGTCATACCCAAACCCATGAGTCAATGGACCACTGTTGAAATGGAAAGAGCGAATTTCAACTCAAAGGCTCTTCATGCCTTGTTTAATGCTGTCTCCACTAACCAGTTGAAGGTTATAGCCAATTGTGAAATTGCTAAGGAAGCATGGGAGAAGCTAAAGATTAAGAACGAGGGAACTGATGCTGTCAAGAAATCAAGGCTGCGTGCCTTGGCAAAGGCTTTCGAAAATCTTACCATGGAGGAGGATGAGTCTGTGGCTGAATTCCATGCAAAACTTTGTGACATCTCTAATGAATCATATGCTCTGGGGAAAACTTGCTCTAACTCGAAACTGGTTCGAAAGGTGCTTGGTGTCCTCCCCAGAAGATTCATGTCCAAAGTTACCTCTATCGAAGAAATGAGAAACATTGAGGAACTCGATCTTGATGAACTCATCGGGTCATTACAAAACTATGAGCTATCACTGTCTAGGtggaagaaaaccaagaaacaAAAGGAGGTGGTGAAAGAAAAATCAGATGTTGGCATTGCACTTATTCACCAAGAAAATAAGAAACCTGTTCTAGAAGACTTAAATGGCATTACAGATGAAACTGTTGCCCTGTTAACAAGAAACTATGCAAAGTTCTTGAAAAAGAACTACAGGAAAAATTCACCAGCTGACAAAGAAAATCTTCTCAAGAGAAACAAAGGAGTAAATTTCAAACCAGGACAAGCCTCAACTGATCAAAAGGGGCGAGGGATTAAGTGCAGAGAATGTGATGGATATGGTCACATTCAGGCTGAGTGTGCCAAcacactaaaaaagaaaaaggccctTGCAGCAACTTGGAGTGATAGTGATGAGGAAAAGAACTCCACATCCAGTGAAGGATCAGATGAAGAAAAGCAGGTACTTGCATTCATGGCCCAAAGCTGTAATCCAGTTGAATCTGAAGATGATGCAGTCTCCACCTCATCAGAAGCAGACAGCACAGGTCGTCAACATGCTTATGAAGAAATGTTTGCACAATGGGAGTACATGACTAAACAGATTCGTGCCCTAAAGAACTCCCTAGAGCAAGTGGAGActgaaaaaggaaagttagaagACTCTGTCAAAAATCTCAACCGACTTCTTGATGAAAAGGAGAATGAGATCTACAAACTCACAGCTGATCTAATCCGAACCAAGCAAGCTTTACAGTTCATTCCCCCAGGCACTGCTGCTATCAATCAAACCCTACAGCTTCAGAAGCCCTATGGTGATCGAACTTCATTAGGATATAAGATGCTATATAAGCAAGGGAATGACCTGTCTGTTGAGCATTCCTTACCTTCCAATGTCAATTCATCAAAGAAGGAACATGGGTCTCCTGACACCTCAATCACCATTAACGAATCTGACTCATCTGAGAGGAGACAGGTTCCAACTGGACCCATCAAACTCAAATTTGAAGGAAGTAGGACTGATGCTGACAACCTCCCACAGAATGACAATTTCATTCCTACATGTCATTTCTGTAATAGGagaggtcacattcgacctaagtgTTACAAATTGCAGAACTACTTGAAAGCCATGATCAATCGACCAAATAGTTTCCCTCCACCAAATAAGTCACATGGACGCAAACCTCGTCGAGAATGGAAAATAAAGTCCAAACCAAATCCTGATGTTGGTTTGGTTGCAAAGCTATCTCTGTCTGCCTTTGTTGAAGGTCAGTGGTACTTCGACAGTGGATGTTCGCGTCACATGACTGGAAATAAGAAATTGCTAGTTAACTTCAAAGATGAAAAAGGGGGATCTGTCACTTTTGGGGATGGCAACAAAGGACAGATTGCTGGGAGAGGTGATGTAAATGTGAATGGAGCAGCTCAACTGACTAATGTCTTATATGTGAGAGGACTCAAAGCAAATCTCATCAGCATCGGTCAATTGTGTGACGGCAATCTCTCTGTAAGTTTCACTAAAACTCAATGTTTAGTTTCATCTGATGGGTGTGTTGTCTTAACAGGAAACAGAACTGTAGACCAGTGCTATGCTGTATGCAATACCATAGTGTGCAACAGGACCTTCTTGGACAAACCTGACTTATGGCACTACGGTGGGACACTTGAACTACGAGAGATCTCCAAAGATTGGTGA